One part of the Cyprinus carpio isolate SPL01 chromosome B12, ASM1834038v1, whole genome shotgun sequence genome encodes these proteins:
- the mxtx2 gene encoding mix-type homeobox gene 2, producing MWTDCIAQDGNSQASKIAGRRKRTSFNKEHLELLKMAFSVDPYPGISVRESLSQATGLPESRIQVWFQNKRARTLKNRATWTSPQLDSTSPLPSPFLPPHMASVGASGQQRGIQEASFNIQMAQTSPQHFTFPPTDFSTPAIKPRQNRLMGTSSCSPTLPSDLQAVTDSWSSGGSTLSSPESTWNLPAQSFGNSYKDESHFFLYPPPPYPHGSVKVGCVSGLESLPTSPASSDSAFWDMGLENCSPSVPYSDCGSPWDRLAEEQPVAPLPDLSSQYLEDVLGEMEPAWWNFNGQMDLQ from the exons ATGTGGACTGACTGCATTG ctCAAGATGGAAACTCACAGGCCAGTAAGATTGCAGGCCGCAGGAAAAGAACCAGTTTCAACAAAGAGCACTTGGAACTTCTAAAAATGGCTTTCAGCGTGGATCCTTACCCTGGTATTAGTGTCAGGGAAAGTCTATCTCAAGCCACAGGCCTTCCAGAGTCACGTATTCAG gtGTGGTTCCAGAACAAGAGGGCCAGAACCTTAAAGAACAGAGCCACTTGGACCTCACCACAGCTGGATAGTACCTCTCCTCTGCCCAGTCCTTTTCTACCCCCTCACATGGCTAGTGTTGGGGCCAGTGGACAACAGAGAGGCATTCAAGAGGCGTCCTTCAACATTCAGATGGCTCAAACATCTCCACAGCACTTTACCTTTCCTCCAACTGACTTCAGCACACCTGCTATTAAGCCACGGCAAAACAGGCTGATGGGAACCAGCTCTTGTTCTCCCACCCTTCCCTCTGATCTGCAAGCTGTAACAGACAGCTGGAGCTCTGGAGGAAGCACACTGTCCTCTCCTGAGTCTACATGGAATCTACCAGCACAGAGTTTTGGGAATTCCTATAAGGATGAGAGCCATTTCTTCCTCTACCCACCACCTCCTTACCCTCATGGAAGTGTCAAAGTTGGGTGTGTAAGTGGCCTGGAGTCGCTTCCCACTTCTCCTGCCTCTTCTGATTCTGCATTTTGGGACATGGGACTGGAAAACTGCTCTCCCTCTGTGCCATACAGCGACTGTGGAAGCCCATGGGACAGGCTCGCTGAGGAGCAGCCTGTGGCCCCACTTCCAGATCTGTCCTCTCAGTATCTGGAGGATGTCCTTGGGGAAATGGAGCCAGCCTGGTGGAACTTCAATGGCCAGATGGATCTACAGTAA
- the adgra1a gene encoding adhesion G protein-coupled receptor A1, with translation MDLKRVLSFPPYPGDYLHPVVYACTAVMLLCLLISIMTYIVHHSIIRISRKGWHMLLNFLFHTAMTFGVFAGGINQIKYPVICQVVGIILHYSSLSSMLWLLFTARNICKEVSKAPPIPQDRDLPNQPRPKTTIFRFYLVSGGIPLIIVGVTAAVNLDNYGSRDDAPYCWMAWEPSLGGFYGPTAFLVLVMCIYFLWTFVQLKRHPERKYELKAMTEEQQRLAVAEIGHCHAVSGEPGEHSDHTGCTAITASMLANEHSFKAQLRATAFTLFLFLATWGFGALAVSQGHFLDMIFSCLYGAFSVTLGLFLLIQHCAKRDDVWHRWWACCPNKPKVEVNGEPAGSAAPPTQSHSHTPSHGQNQIHCQVDSSCLGKPLLSPHLHSPLPHCKLGTLPSPQNHTSTCCATLHSPSSLIGSTTRPQSLPDELPRPTLPLQSCLKDRSKTRSFNRPRPCLRDYSYHMTSTSMDGSVHSSHLDSPHSVHLDNPLTCHTSHLDTQLSCHSPHPDNQLRCPSPNPHLESLASHGLQDSLSCHSTHLDSQLSCHRHMCCAKADPFSSICCHKADPFVSPCQVEDPDTGPLVYSCAKMADKEDETMLHLDITPPKATLPCSQATLSRKGTLSRRGTLSRNSSQHEDYVLTSDSTGNIRTGPWKNETTV, from the exons GATTTAAAGAGGGTGCTGTCCTTTCCTCCATATCCAGGGGATTATTTGCACCCAGTGGTGTACGCCTGCACTGCAGTGATGCTGCTCTGCCTGCTGATTTCTATCATGACATACATTGTACACCACag caTAATCCGAATCAGCAGGAAAGGATGGCACATGCTCCTCAACTTCCTCTTCCACACTGCCATGACGTTTGGGGTGTTTGCAGGAGGCATCAACCAGATCAAGTACCCTGTGATCTGTCAAGTG GTTGGCATTATCTTGCACTACTCCTCCCTCTCTAGCATGCTATGGCTGCTCTTCACTGCCAGGAATATTTGCAAGGAGGTGTCCAAGGCTCCACCCATACCTCAGGACAGGGACCTTCCCAACCAACCACGCCCTAAAACCACCATCTTCAG GTTTTATCTGGTCAGTGGTGGGATCCCTCTAATTATAGTGGGCGTTACAGCTGCTGTTAACTTGGATAACTACGGTAGCAGAGATGACGCCCCTTA CTGTTGGATGGCCTGGGAGCCCAGTCTTGGGGGCTTTTACGGTCCCACTGCCTTCTTGGTCTTGGTAATGTGCATCTACTTTCTATGGACATTTGTGCAGCTAAAGCGGCACCCGGAGCGCAAGTACGAGCTCAAGGCCATGACCGAAGAACAACAGCGTCTAGCCGTAGCTGAAATCGGCCATTGCCATGCTGTCAGTGGAGAACCAGGTGAGCACAGCGATCACACAGGCTGCACAGCCATCACAGCCTCCATGCTGGCCAACGAACACTCTTTTAAAGCTCAGCTGAGGGCCACTGCCTTTactctcttcctcttcctggcCACCTGGGGTTTTGGAGCGCTGGCCGTATCACAGGGACATTTTCTAGACATGATCTTCAGCTGCCTATATGGAGCATTTTCAGTCACATTGGGGCTTTTTCTGCTGATTCAGCACTGTGCGAAACGTGACGACGTGTGGCACCGGTGGTGGGCCTGTTGCCCCAACAAACCAAAGGTGGAGGTCAACGGAGAACCGGCGGGGAGCGCTGCTCCTCCTACTCAAAGTCACAGCCATACACCATCCCACGGCCAGAACCAAATCCACTGTCAGGTCGACTCGTCCTGCCTGGGTAAACCTTTGCTTTCCCCACACCTACACTCCCCTTTGCCGCACTGCAAGTTGGGTACTCTGCCCTCCCCCCAGAACCACACGAGCACCTGCTGTGCCACCCTTCACAGCCCCTCTTCCTTAATCGGGAGCACGACTCGCCCGCAGTCCCTCCCTGATGAACTGCCCCGGCCAACCCTTCCCCTGCAAAGCTGCCTGAAGGACAGGTCTAAGACTCGTTCCTTCAACCGACCTCGGCCCTGCCTGAGGGACTATTCTTATCACATGACCTCCACCAGCATGGACGGCAGTGTGCACAGCTCCCACCTGGACAGCCCCCACAGTGTGCACCTGGACAACCCTCTCACCTGCCACACGTCCCACTTGGACACTCAACTGTCTTGCCACAGCCCCCACCCAGACAACCAGCTGCGCTGCCCCAGTCCCAATCCTCACCTTGAGAGTTTGGCTTCGCACGGCCTTCAGGATAGCCTCTCCTGCCATAGCACACACTTGGACAGTCAGCTCTCCTGCCACAGACACATGTGCTGTGCCAAAGCAGACCCATTCTCGAGCATATGCTGCCATAAAGCTGACCCGTTTGTCAGCCCTTGCCAGGTGGAGGATCCTGACACGGGTCCGCTGGTGTACAGTTGTGCAAAAATGGCCGATAAAGAAGATGAAACCATGCTGCATTTGGATATAACCCCTCCAAAGGCCACTCTGCCGTGCTCCCAGGCCACGCTTAGCAGGAAAGGCACCCTCAGCCGGAGAGGGACGCTGAGTCGGAACAGTAGTCAGCATGAGGACTACGTACTTACCTCTGATTCCACAGGTAACATTAGGACTGGACCTTGGAAAAACGAGACAACCGTGTAG
- the si:ch211-214e3.5 gene encoding zinc finger protein 518A, protein MEVDLTTSDDPPESHDLSQDDDTSLDHTLPLKLAHQLPETASCNEHCDQETPPEESATDNLHTDGKASGKTPCKMQQGAIFSGKILSFCCSECKDDTTYSPNDLLKHFQGTHKGTLPTYPCDLCLFVTNEFSSLQRHRIGHRNTLVTCEICNDGVQYSLLLLTRHFTNCHSRNGQFLCKKCEFSTRDAGTFVQHIHHHNERNHKCMKCPHGSPTQGEHQRHNMVHSGTFPFSCQICGYSAARRDYLNKHLTVAHGEEMNKWRANEDSSGVNSPGRLLKKSPPVGGSRETKRNSIAGVGLLDHNGRLFNPEKTLEETQQFLERAVGVKKESVKWTKSPLKSEPQILHLIPSTTPQPKLQEHEISPGSPGLLNSANNNGLTVLMVKNKISIPPNCTTKVMGFKMVDGKKHLVLKVIPTKQEDSTENEGSDSHIGDDEDKITSSPCSSSSPSIGSLLSLESGESNETSSIKEESQEVENHIGNHLPMTDEHKVSFESASKAKAGQVNNEDTEVSRSVKVLSTASKDAAPSLCQSRQSNGRSSPHLHEVSFLCSIEKCSTDDIQTASTLPVSTKELSSTDSDLQMAQVDLSKYEARALASVMDEPSGSQSSADESTCPDAVSDLESNPEMSIEGKSTNTDILKSKLPSKATVDATFSGMLEESLIQEPSENSTEPNSTIKSPVEKSILDLEAKKEQDSDQVETLCKMTDIKTSTAEVEESFQFYQNANSDSSETPASDSIVVKSSEVTKNKTTEANAQNETSKSASTEAKDSNTEVVNNFLSSPSQEVFSFHNYSKDTSGSSPDSLLPEEDLTQGLEEEECEEDFGDWSLTLPPSPPLPTEEDSKGGADESDLVSESGEKTLERVSDSDIEVDECIATVDDSLIPVLPEKEGEAACSSAPEKIQEGVTCASENTAASVNSAAVLGKILEKHSDAIISQQLEKERMRSSATVQETVRPTKTTLRILQTPEGKQQMFLQTTDTPYAVPVQLKSGAGFKLITKSCSPKINVSYVKPGIEMASKTTGVALTLNGGRIGLSAQNSNLETKGQASAQMAPSGSGNRYFVNASALKTSLLLSGAVKSSSGEQATNVPQTCYLVQRPLPVTPVSSESSASSSKTVLATRPVLAMPVNAADKTSPLQAGRQAYLVRYISPAKSGILLNNSDGKTSNEAGKNRVFLKIVRGPNGTRFLSTAPYTTGKKSVYLATSSLQSPCLLMSSNESLTNVSAGLKTSTNSEGLIHKLIPASQLKHILPQSNVQIKSRADHDVALQKSPLVPCSIRPRSQRKRRRRALFEEMLESSSKMRRISSKSSAEKDATSIWEPVAKDMVRTLRLCPFSPLQEIKCPRQNQPVVVLNHPDADIPEVASIMRSVNRYKGEVLKVALSQDTVKALSEFPRTLAKQNASNGSGGERSRPVGGAVQERFILKLKLKKTSRNKYEVVRSSSAGSEQQSTFCCWFCGRVFNNQEDWIGHGQRHLMEATRDWNKLF, encoded by the coding sequence ATGGAGGTTGACCTGACGACATCAGATGATCCCCCTGAAAGCCATGACCTGAGCCAGGATGATGACACCTCACTGGACCACACTTTGCCTCTCAAATTGGCACATCAGCTTCCAGAGACAGCCTCTTGCAATGAACATTGTGACCAAGAAACACCCCCTGAGGAGTCAGCCACTGATAATCTTCACACAGACGGCAAAGCTTCTGGAAAGACTCCATGTAAGATGCAGCAGGGTGCAATCTTCTCTGGAAAAATACTGAGTTTTTGTTGCTCTGAATGCAAAGACGACACCACTTACAGCCCTAATGACTTGCTGAAACATTTTCAAGGAACACACAAGGGGACGCTTCCTACTTATCCTTGTGATCTGTGCTTGTTTGTCACCAATGAATTCTCATCTCTTCAGCGACATCGCATCGGACATCGAAACACTTTGGTCACGTGTGAGATTTGCAACGATGGGGTGCAGTATTCGCTTCTTTTGCTCACCAGGCACTTTACCAACTGCCACAGCCGTAATGGACAGTTTCTCTGTAAAAAGTGTGAGTTCTCCACCCGAGATGCAGGAACCTTTGTTCAACACATCCATCATCACAACGAACGTAATCACAAATGTATGAAATGTCCACATGGCAGCCCCACACAAGGGGAGCATCAGAGGCATAACATGGTGCATTCTGGGACTTTTCCTTTCTCTTGTCAGATTTGTGGCTATAGTGCAGCTCGCAGAGATTATCTGAACAAACATCTTACTGTGGCACACGGTGAGGAAATGAACAAGTGGAGAGCAAATGAGGATAGTTCTGGAGTTAATTCACCTGGACGGTTGCTTAAAAAGTCTCCTCCAGTTGGAGGATCCAGAGAAACAAAACGTAACTCAATCGCCGGTGTAGGTCTGCTTGATCATAACGGCAGGTTGTTTAATCCTGAAAAAACCTTGGAGGAGACCCAGCAGTTCCTTGAAAGAGCGGTCGGGGTTAAAAAGGAGAGTGTTAAATGGACAAAGTCTCCCCTAAAAAGTGAGCCGCAAATTTTGCACCTCATTCCATCAACAACGCCACAACCAAAGTTACAAGAGCATGAGATTAGTCCAGGAAGTCCAGGACTTCTGAATTCAGCCAACAACAATGGACTGACTGTCCTTatggtgaaaaataaaatttccattcCACCGAACTGCACCACTAAAGTCATGGGCTTTAAGATGGTAGATGGTAAAAAACATTTAGTTCTAAAAGTCATACCGACAAAACAAGAGGACTCCACTGAAAATGAGGGTTCTGATTCACACATTGGTGACGATGAAGATAAAATAACCAGCAGCCCGTGCTCTTCATCCTCACCAAGCATAGGATCTCTCCTCAGTTTAGAGTCTGGTGAATCAAATGAGACATCTTCAATAAAAGAAGAGTCACAGGAAGTTGAAAATCACATTGGCAACCATCTCCCCATGACAGATGAGCACAAAGTTAGCTTTGAGAGTGCAAGTAAAGCTAAAGCAGGGCAGGTAAATAATGAGGATACTGAAGTCTCACGTAGTGTTAAAGTACTGTCTACGGCATCAAAAGATGCTGCACCTTCCCTGTGTCAGAGCCGTCAATCCAATGGAAGGTCATCACCTCATCTGCATGAGGTATCTTTCCTCTGTTCAATTGAGAAATGCTCCACTGATGATATCCAGACAGCCAGCACACTTCCTGTTTCAACTAAAGAGCTTTCCTCCACTGATTCTGATTTGCAGATGGCTCAAGTAGATTTATCTAAATATGAGGCTAGAGCGTTAGCTTCAGTTATGGATGAACCCTCAGGATCACAGTCATCTGCTGATGAAAGCACATGTCCTGATGCAGTTTCTGATTTAGAATCAAACCCTGAAATGTCTATAGAAGGCAAGTCCACAAACACAGATATCCTGAAATCTAAACTTCCATCAAAAGCAACTGTAGATGCAACATTTTCAGGGATGTTGGAAGAATCTCTTATCCAGGAACCCAGCGAGAATAGCACTGAACCAAACTCCACTATCAAAAGTCCTGTCGAAAAGAGCATCCTTGATTTAGAGGCTAAAAAAGAGCAGGATTCTGACCAAGTTGAGACCTTATGCAAGATGACTGACATTAAGACCTCTACCGCAGAAGTTGAAGAGAGCTTTCAGTTTTACCAAAATGCTAATTCTGACTCAAGTGAGACTCCAGCCTCAGACAGTATTGTTGTAAAGTCGTCTGaagtaactaaaaacaaaacaactgaggCTAACGCACAAAATGAAACTAGTAAAAGTGCATCAACTGAAGCCAAAGATAGTAACACAGAAGTTGTAAATAACTTTCTCAGTTCCCCAAGTCAAGAGGTCTTTAGTTTCCACAATTATTCTAAAGACACTTCTGGGAGCTCTCCTGATTCATTGCTGCCTGAGGAAGACTTAACGCAGGGCTTGGAGGAAGAAGAGTGTGAAGAGGATTTTGGTGATTGGAGCTTAACTCTGCCACCATCGCCTCCTCTTCCAACTGAAGAAGATAGCAAGGGAGGGGCTGATGAGAGTGATCTGGTCTCTGAAAGTGGAGAGAAGACATTAGAGAGAGTGTCAGATAGTGATATTGAGGTCGATGAGTGCATAGCTACTGTCGATGATTCACTCATTCCTGTGCTTCCAGAAAAAGAAGGAGAAGCAGCTTGTTCATCAGCACCAGAGAAGATACAGGAAGGTGTCACCTGTGCGAGCGAGAACACAGCAGCAAGTGTGAATAGTGCAGCTGTTTTGGGCAAGATACTTGAAAAGCACTCAGACGCCATAATCAGCCAGCAActtgagaaagaaagaatgaggtCTTCAGCGACAGTACAAGAAACTGTTAGGCCGACCAAAACCACACTTCGGATCTTGCAGACACCTGAAGGAAAACAGCAGATGTTCCTTCAAACTACAGACACTCCATATGCCGTCCCAGTTCAGCTGAAAAGTGGAGCTGGGTTCAAGCTAATTACTAAATCCTGTTCTCCCAAAATTAATGTGTCTTATGTGAAACCTGGGATTGAGATGGCCAGCAAGACTACGGGAGTAGCTCTTACTTTAAATGGAGGCAGAATTGGCTTGTCTGCACAGAATTCCAATCTTGAAACAAAAGGTCAAGCGTCTGCACAGATGGCACCAAGTGGCAGTGGAAACCGCTACTTCGTCAATGCTTCTGCTCTTAAAACATCTCTTCTCTTATCAGGTGCTGTCAAGTCCTCATCCGGAGAACAGGCGACCAACGTGCCACAGACTTGTTATTTGGTTCAGAGACCACTCCCTGTTACCCCAGTTAGTAGTGAGTCAAGTGCTTCGAGTTCTAAGACTGTGCTTGCAACTCGTCCTGTATTGGCCATGCCTGTGAATGCTGCAGATAAAACCAGTCCTTTGCAGGCTGGGAGACAAGCTTACTTGGTTAGATACATTTCTCCTGCCAAGTCAGGTATACTTTTGAACAATTCAGACGGGAAAACTTCGAACGAGGCTGGCAAAAACAGGGTTTTCCTTAAGATAGTTCGAGGTCCCAATGGCACCAGATTTCTCTCCACTGCTCCATACACCACAGGCAAAAAATCAGTATACCTTGCCACAAGCTCTCTGCAGTCACCTTGTTTGTTAATGTCCTCAAATGAATCTTTAACCAATGTGTCTGCAGGACTTAAAACCTCTACTAATTCAGAAGGTCTCATTCATAAACTCATCCCCGCATCCCAGCTTAAACATATTCTACCCCAGTCCAATGTTCAGATCAAAAGCAGGGCTGATCACGATGTAGCATTACAGAAGTCGCCACTTGTTCCCTGTTCCATCCGTCCACGTAGCCAAAGGAAACGGAGGCGAAGGGCTTTGTTTGAGGAAATGCTGGAGAGCTCCTCCAAAATGAGGAGAATCTCCAGCAAGTCGTCGGCCGAGAAAGACGCTACCTCAATTTGGGAGCCTGTTGCGAAAGATATGGTGAGAACGCTGAGGCTCTGTCCCTTTAGTCCACTTCAAGAAATCAAATGTCCCCGGCAAAACCAGCCTGTGGTTGTGCTGAACCATCCAGATGCAGACATTCCTGAAGTTGCTAGCATCATGAGGTCCGTGAACAGATACAAAGGTGAAGTTCTCAAGGTGGCGCTGTCCCAAGATACAGTTAAAGCCCTGTCGGAGTTTCCAAGAACACTTGCAAAGCAGAATGCTTCCAATGGCAGTGGGGGTGAAAGATCAAGGCCGGTAGGAGGTGCTGTTCAAGAGAGATTCATACTGAAACTGAAGTTAAAAAAGACTAGCAGAAATAAATATGAGGTGGTGAGGTCCTCATCTGCTGGTTCAGAGCAGCAGTCAACATTTTGTTGCTGGTTTTGTGGCCGAGTTTTCAACAACCAAGAGGACTGGATCGGCCATGGTCAACGGCATCTAATGGAGGCAACAAGAGACTGGAATAAGCTGTTCTAA